The following nucleotide sequence is from Paroedura picta isolate Pp20150507F chromosome 1, Ppicta_v3.0, whole genome shotgun sequence.
ACCTGAGCAAGTAATAAGACAGATACTGGTGGTGTCATAAttgaagatgctttaggatgcttagggctgatcctgcgttgagcagggggttggactagatggcctgtatggccccttccaactctatgattctaagatcagtgttgatataaaatattttatttattcatttatttatttaattacatttatataccatcctcccttgtggctcagggcggctccCAATAAAATTCGTGGCTCAATACAGAGAACATATAATAATTGAGAACATATATGTTACTACAATTGTCTACTGACAGCAACCATCAGACCATCAGTGTGCCTGATATATTTGCCCTTTTGCCTCTCACAGGTGGTCAATTTGCAGTACAGCGAAGTGCAGGACCGGGTGATGCTCACTGGCCGCCACATGGTTCGTGATGTGAGCTGTAAGAACTGCAACAGCAAGCTAGGTTGGATCTATGAGTTTGCCACTGAAGACAGCCAGCGCTATAAGGAAGGCCGTGTTATCTTGGAAAGAGCGTTGGTCCGTGAGAGTGAAGGGTTCGAGGAGCATGTTCCATCTGATAACTCCTGAATGGATACATCTTTGTCTTTGGGCTTTCTCTGTTAAaacttaaaaaagagaaaaatcaacaaaaaaaATCTACTTACATACACTGTCACCTTAGCATCAGCGTTGGATTTGTGAACTACAGAGTGGAAAAGATTGTGAGAATTTCAGATGGAATgttccatttcttttcttttttctccttttttttgccCCCTTTCTCTTCAGGAGTATAAGGATAATGTTGTATGGATGCTGTAATTTTGTTATCTCTCTTGCAGTCTCAGATATGTGAGCCTTCACATTTAGGAACCATCTGAAAGTAAAGTGAACTTAGAAGAGAAATAAATTGGTGGGATTTTAGTTTGCAAAAACCCTGTTACATCAGAAGGAAATTTTTAGTCTAGcacttatttttaatttattctccaatgtttgtatttaattttaatttgtttttagcaAGACTTTTCACCTGATCTGCTGGTTTAAGAAGAGATCTGATTTTGTGACGAATGCTAAAGGTCCAGTGTTTAGTCCAGTTTGTGCTGGCCGTTAGTTCATATTCTTGGTGGGATTTGTTGGTAGGACAGAGCTTGTGCTCGTCTGTCTCATTTTTTGTTATCCAAATATGTTGTCATTCCTCATTTAAACCTCTTTTCAACCATATGacttgtggttttgtttttttaaataaagggcaAAGTGCTGCTCTCTCCATTTCCCAGTTGTAACCTACTCAACAATAATATAAGTGACTGTTAAGTCTTGTGTTGCTTTGTGTTGGTAGTGATGGAGGAAGAGCAGCTACCTTTTGCCAAAGCAATTTTTTCACTTTCCCCTCTCTTGGTTGACCTCTGAAAGAGTTTCAACTTTTCCACTTAATTTTATAACCTTTTCCCGGTAATCTTTAGCTTTGCATTAAAAAATAGAAGAAGTGGGCCATAAGAAAGGAAAGCATGCCAGCATGTATAGTCTTGTATACAGCCAGGCATCAAATCTGCATCTGTTTAAATGGCTAACAGATTGTCCTCAAGTGCTGCTTTCTAATGTCAGAGCTCTTAGTTGCATCTTACCATGGTGGTGCTGCGCCTTTACTGTTTTCACCAGCACAACAAGCTTATCTGGCAAGTAGGTGCTTGCTGTAGCAGTTACTTGTGTTGAAAACTTGCTCTTTTGAGCAAACCTGTAGACTCTCTTTAATCAGTGATGACCAAACATTGCTATCAGTATGTCCTGCCAAGTTATTCTTATCATTTTGGGAACCTAAGAGCTGTATTTTAAAGGATTAATCACAATCTTACACTTATAAGTGCTAGATATTTCATAGGCAAGGTGTTTGCCTTACTGAACCAGATTCTTAAAGACCTGAGAGTATTATATTCCTGTGAATGAACAAGGAATACAAATTAGCCATCATTTTGTCTGGAAAAATAATGCTCATAACTACAGTCCTAACTGCACTTCCATCAGCTTAGAGTAGGGTGATCTGCCTGTGCAGATGCCTTTAGGATAGCGTTTCCTaagccacccctccccaaatatgaCTAGGAAGCGAGGTGTTGGGAGGCAGGGCACCACTCACACTCCTCAGATAGGGTTCGCTGCTTTTTTGTTCATCTGAGCTGCAGTTTGGGCAGCCCTGTTAGCTTGAACTTGAAGTAGCTTTAATATGCAACTTAGAAGGAGAACATGTAGATTTGTGTCTTGGGGCTAAGTTGAATCAGGATGCTTGAATAATAGTGTGCTTGTGCCTCAGATTAGTAAACTTCAGTAGATTGCCATTCTATTATATGGAATATTTTACTAACCTGGCAACTTCTCATTGGCACAGTCGTTGATGTACTCTACATGTATTTTTGATGTTGCAGTACAATAAAGTTTGTTTTGTCCTGCATTTTCTGACCATATGATTCACTTCTTCAAATGTACCTCTTGAAACTCTATGAATAAACGCTCAAAATCAGAGTTCTGAGTACTGACAACCTTTTCTTGATATTTGTTCAGCCCATGCTGAACACATAGAATTTGTAACCATGATTTTCCACCCATCATTTCTCCAACTGACAGACTTTCTGATCCTTGTTTTGAATCAGTTCACATGCATTATGATTCTTCCATTAACAGTCCATACAGAGAAAGATGTTTTGATGTATCAAGATGATATATATCCATATATCTTTTCATCAAAGAATGGGTTGGGAAGTTCTTGCATTTTCTAATGAAATGTGCAGCTTCATATATGAGGTCTGTCTTTCTACAAAGTAAAACTGCTATACAATACACTGCCCTTAGTTCTGTCAAGTGTTTTGCCACTCCCTCAACATGGTAGAACTCAGGTAGTTCATGCAATACCTGATGCTACAACTTAAAGTTGCACATACTGTGGGTTCACTGCCAGCTTTAGGGTGTCTTATTTTGTAAGACACCTACTTTGCATCACTGGCTGGATTGTACTCTTCCCAAATGGAAACTCTCATTGCTTCTGTTAGTTTATGCTTCTGTTAGTTTAGTCACTTAACAAAACAGAATTATTCTGTATTATCCAGATGGCAATGGtgtgtattgttttattgctagAAGTTTTGTTTAGCATTTTGCTACCAACTGGCAGTTTGAATGCTGCGATAGGAACTGCTGTATGACCAGCATAGGCTCTGTAGTATGCACAGCTGGTTTCTGGCACTGAACAAAGGAGTGTTCTTATTTCAAAGAGATTTCTGGAACTTGAGGGGGTGCTTATAAAGTGttaggagatatatatatatatatatacacacacacacacacttttttttttttgctggtataGACACCCTGAAAAGTCCTTCTGTGTTTCATTTCTGCTGAGGGTAAGTTGAAGTTGTTCTTGTACTAActtaaggggaaaggaaaactgAATTTGGAGGTAGAATGTCGATGTCTGATAGTACAGCAGAGTGCGTGTTCTGAGGCACCATCTTATTCACAAGTAGTCAACATGCATTTGCATTACCATGGGGAAAGGGTGGGGCATATGTAATTCAAGCCATTAAATACAAGTTCTTATGAACTTCTTAATGAGTGACAGCATTGGACAGCAAGGTGGGGAGTTCTACAGAAATAGAGGCAGGTTTTACAGATTTCTAAAAACAACATTGGCCATATTGGGTGtataatagatttttttttgtttgaaactGCTGTTTTACAAGTGGTTGCAGTGATTTAAATGGGAGGGTTGGTACTGAACTAGGGAGGGAGAAGGCCTGTAAAATCCTTTTCCTCATATTTTACTCACCCAAACATCCCCAATGTATCTTATAAAGAATTACAAGTACTTGCTTTCCACCTGCCCCCCAGTGTGGATAAAAGTTGTTTGTGTGAgtgtggggggaaaggctttgggtAAAGAGAAAGAGTTGGGTAGCCTCTTTCATTTTGTGCCAGACTCCCACTGTTAAATTGTagctgctttttggggggggggggcggggggggctgaCACAATTGGAAACTGTCTGCTACATgtcttttaaatgattttataGAAATGCAGGCAGACTTGTGGCTAGGTTTTTGAGAAGTATTGCTGCCCTAGAGGTGACTACCTCATTTTCCTCTTGATACACCTGGCATGGAAATAATATTTTTGCAGGGATTTGGACTCTTGCCTATTTTTCCCCAATCTAATTTCTTCAAGTTGTGAGCCATAGATCAGTATCCCCTTACAACAGTAAGTCAAGAGATGTTGTATAACTCTTGTGTGTGTGGCTTCACAGAATCCAGTAATCTTATTCAAAAGCATCCAGGAGGTATTAAGAATAGTGAAAACAATGTACAGCCCCATCTGCAATGTTGGCATTGTACAGCTATTATGATATTTGGCATGAGAGCATACGAGGATGTTTATGGTTAGGATAACTGAGTCATACCAATCCTCTGATTTAATTGTGGTCTGGCTTCAACATTCTTTTGAGGTAACTCTCACACTGAAAGATGAAGAGAGATTATTGTGGTGATTCATACACCCCAAATAATAGATGTTTTGTAATGTAGAaggctgcaaacttaaatggactccggggaatggtagaggacaggaaggcctggaggatcattgtccatggggtcgcgatgggtcggacacgactttgcacataacaacaataacaaatgtaGAAGGCTAAATGGAGAATGTTGCACAGCTTTAAAAATAATGGATTTTGTGTGCTTTGCAGAAGTAGATCCCTAATACTGAGCATTTAGGAAAGTTATGAATGCTGGATCACTTATGTTTCTGAAGTAGATTAACATCCTAGAGTACGTGAGGATTTATGGTGCCAGCCTTTTGTGGACAAATACTATTCGTCTTTAAGAGCTGTCCCAGCAGCCGGATGAGAACAGAGTGATGGGAAGCTGATGTCAGTGAAACTCTTCAAATACATGTTGGTTGTGATTTTTGTTTATGTGTTGACTTCTAAACAGGTGAGCCTTGTTGGTGTAAGCAGCCAGAGGGCTTCCAGTCCTGGAGTCCAAATAGATCACCTCAGGCATAGGCAGAATATTAGTAGTGCCTACACGAATGCCTACTGTTTAGTTTCACATAAATTACCCATTTCAGTAAGAACAATTTTTGCAGCAGGCAGACTCAAACTGTTTTTTCCAGAAGAAGCCCATTAAAAACACCTCTGTTGGTCTACCTCTCTTAGGGTTGGCTTGCTCCCCTGTCCGGGCCAGTCAGCCCTCTGGGAGAAGGGCTGAGTCTGATAGGGGAGGTGGTGATGCCTGGTTCAGCCTGCATGAGACAAGACAGAAGGTGGTACCCAGCCAGACCCTACACAAGGGACATAATTCTCCCAGGGGAGAGGAAGCTGGGGTAGGGAAGAATAGAAAACTGAACACAAGGAGGTGATAAAGGTAAGTCTGTTGGTGGATACAAAGGCAGTAAGGAGGCAGGAAACAGGAGTGGGGGAGAAGTAACtttcaaggaagggaaggaataaGATTTATTCCACAAGTCCACTTAGGTTCCTGCTTGTACACTTCTAATTGGATTTCCTggcttcaaaataaaaataaattatctgaCTGATCAGTAATGTTGGGGGGGTGGTGTTGCTTAATTATTTCTGGGACTTGATTGTCCTGTTTTAAATTTCCTACCACATAAGCTCGTGTGAGCCTCGCAGGATAGGAAGAAAAAACAGTACCTTTCCCTCCTCCGAGCGCATGTATGCACTGAAGTTTGCAGTCCCAGTGTGGGGCCAGGATTATATTATGACTGGGATGGATCAGATCTCAATTCTGTATTGGAGTTTGTAGACAAAccagagcatgtccagaggaggacaacaaagatggtgaggggtttggagaccaagacgtatgaagaaaggttgggggagcttggtccgtttagcctggagaggagacgactgagaggagatctgataaccatcttcaagtatgtaaaagggtgccatatggaggatggagcagaattgttctctcttgccccagagggacaaatgggatgaaattaattcaaaagaaattccatctaaacatctggaagaagttcctgacagagcagtttctcagtggaacaggcttccttgggaggtggtgtgggttctccatctttggaaatttttaaacagaggctagatagccatctaacggagagactgattctggaaaagcttaagggggtggcaggttacagtggatgagcaagaggtatgtgagtgtcctgcatagtgcaggggattggactaaatgacccatgaggtccctttcaactctctgattctatgattctgtgaatggaTTGCACTGGGCCATTTCCCTTGCTCTTCACAATCAGCCTGTGAACAAACTGCAGAAGGGGAGAATCATTTGCCCCtgaagttccttggaggaagagttgaGCCCCTTGTGTTCTAATTGAAGAAAGCACTGACAGCAATAGAGAAAAGCTTAAGTAGCTGCTCCTGCAGTACCCCTCCTTTAGTCAGATTTTGAACTTCTCATGGTTGCGCTAATGCAAAAGTACATCAGCAGATCAGCTGGGAATTTTCTTCACCATGTGTAGGTCACCTTTTAGGTGGTAACTTTGTTAAGTAAAAATCACAACTTTGTATAGTAAATAAATTATTACACTGATCCAGCTTGTCCTCTAaagtagcgattcccaacctgtgggctgcgggccacatgtggtccttcgactaattggaggtgggccccgaaggacgccttctccccccccccggacctttacttcatcccccccagccctttacaacacacttaattgttgtggcgtgtctgtatcttattttgaagggatgtttaaacattaccatagcgatcagagagcgctagggcagtggttgagagtagaggagtaaactacccccccactgggcctcagtaaaaggcgttgagtggtccccggtgataaaaaggttggggaccactgctctaaagagctCACAGTGGCTTCCATATGGTTACCAGTTTGTCCCTGTGGGCTGTCTGAGTGGGAGACTGCCCTGCTTAGAGTCAGCAGTAGAATGGCAGGACACACCTTTATTTTTAGTCTGTTCTCAGAAGCTATGGAAACTCATGGAGCATGTGAGAAACAGTGACTGTTATAGTAGGTGCTCAGTCTGATCAGTGGGCAGTGAAATGGGGCCACCCACAAGCACAGTGGGGGTTCAGCATACATAACTATGCAGACAAAGTACCTTATTAAAAAGAATTCTCCCTTAAACATACACACATTAGAGTGGGCAGCTCTAGGGtggaaaattcctggtgatttggggggtggagcctggggaggatggtgtTGGAGGTGGGACCACAGTGACCTAAaatgccactgagtccaccctccagccattttctccaaaacaactgatctctgccgcttgtaattctgggtgatcctcacctggacattggcaaccTTAATACACAGCTTGCTCACCACTCTATAGGAGGGATAGAATACTGAAGGCAGTTTTGTGTGACTTGCCATCATTTCAGACGTAAAGCAATCAATTATCTCCAAAacgtcctgtcattaacagctttgctcaagtcttgcaaactgtgGCTTCCCTCTCATGTTGGGCTTTCCTTTTCTTCTACTGCCTTCAAGGCAGCCAAGTGacacttaaagaaaaaaaatactgtttagaGGATGGGAGCCATACATTTTCCCCTTCTAACTTTTCCATGCAGAATAGTGAagtagaatttggaaataccatcCTTTGTTTTATACTTCTCATGTTACGGAATTAGatgagaagggttgttttttataccctgctgttcactaTCAGAAGGGATGTCAAAgcagagacatcctgtgaggtaggtggggctgagagagctctcacaggatTTCTTTGTGAGAACAACtgtaccaggactgtgactaacccaaggtcacccagctggctgcatgtggagaagcagggaatcaaacctggctcgtcaaaGATCAGAAATCACCggttttaaccactacaacacgctGAGCAGTTTCCTACATACCTAAAAATTAGTGTTAAAGGACAACTGGGTAAGAACAGGAGAGCACTGAGCTGCTTTGCATAACTGCTGTGGGTCAGAGAGCATACCTTGTTTCCTAACCTCCACCCCACCCTCAGGGTGATGCCCCGCAGGCTCCCAGCTTCTGGTGATATGTGGTAAAGTGGTGAATATCAAACCATGGATGCAGCTAAAACAAGCCAAGTACAATCTGACGAAGTATACatgcacccagaattaaacattggtattaaaggtgccactggactcaaactttgttcaagcaGCATTTTGTTCAAGGGCGGCATTTCTAGTTAGCTAGGGGCTCCCCAAGTATGATTCTGTATTTAACCAAAAGACACCAACAAAAGGGCTAATGAAGACTGAACACGTTCCTGGAGGCATGTGATACTGAAAGCAGTCTAAAGTCTgttaaaacaaaagaataaagaaagtgggtggggaaagCAGGTTGCTCAAGTTCCTGAGGATGTAAACAATCCTGGAGGGGGAGATCTGGATATGAGAGAGGAAACACTTCTGACATTCCATCAGCTTTTTCCTTTAATACTGATCTTCATGGTTGAGCAGCAAAATGAGGCCTAAGAAGAAGGCTGTAAAGGG
It contains:
- the YPEL5 gene encoding protein yippee-like 5 isoform X1, encoding MGRIFLDHIGGTRLFSCANCDTILTNRSELISTRFTGATGRAFLFNKVVNLQYSEVQDRVMLTGRHMVRDVSCKNCNSKLGWIYEFATEDSQRYKEGRVILERALVRESEGFEEHVPSDNS
- the YPEL5 gene encoding protein yippee-like 5 isoform X2, translated to MLKQTLTMGRIFLDHIGGTRLFSCANCDTILTNRSELISTRFTGATGRAFLFNKVVNLQYSEVQDRVMLTGRHMVRDVSCKNCNSKLGWIYEFATEDSQRYKEGRVILERALVRESEGFEEHVPSDNS